A region of Campylobacter armoricus DNA encodes the following proteins:
- a CDS encoding efflux transporter outer membrane subunit, whose amino-acid sequence MYKLIIFASCFLITACSLKPNLEIKDINYTKSLDQNITINKQWWKAFDDIYLNALINQALKNNNDLQIAYINLQKAYETLGIARSDLLPKLDGSASGARAKTSINASNNKSNEFVYGNNFNMGLNLSYEIDLWGKYRDTYNASKAKLQASEFDYESARLSLISNVIKTYFNLASLSEQVKILEETTQSYQKTYELKLEHFKLGVISEYELNKFKAELENSRVLLTNAKIQKEANVKALKILTSNNIDDILYNGIEYKKIGQYDLSIPEGIGSEILLQRPDVQASLKTLEEKNYLVGVARTAFLPNLSLTGLLGFQSNDLDLLVKHGSNTWNIAGNFAMPIFHWGEIVNNVNIAKLTKDEAFLQYENTLKTAFGEIRLALFNRQSYYENEQNYKNLFMAQSKIYEISTLRYENGVINLADFLQDQRNYLSAKLSYTNSSYELANSLVDVMKAFGGGFNAKEESKENIKAMEENFYNN is encoded by the coding sequence ATGTATAAATTGATAATATTTGCAAGTTGTTTTTTAATAACAGCTTGCAGTTTAAAACCAAATTTAGAAATTAAAGATATAAACTACACCAAAAGTTTAGATCAAAACATTACCATCAATAAACAATGGTGGAAAGCTTTTGATGATATTTATTTAAATGCTTTAATAAATCAAGCTTTAAAAAATAACAATGATTTGCAAATTGCATATATAAATCTACAAAAAGCATATGAAACCTTAGGCATAGCAAGAAGTGATTTACTTCCTAAGCTAGATGGGAGTGCTAGCGGAGCAAGAGCAAAAACTAGTATTAATGCTTCAAACAACAAAAGCAATGAATTTGTCTATGGTAATAATTTTAATATGGGTTTAAATTTAAGCTATGAAATCGATTTATGGGGCAAATATAGAGATACTTATAATGCTTCAAAGGCAAAATTACAGGCAAGCGAATTTGACTATGAAAGTGCTAGACTTAGCTTAATCTCGAATGTAATAAAAACTTATTTTAACTTAGCAAGCTTAAGCGAACAAGTAAAAATATTAGAAGAAACTACTCAAAGTTATCAAAAAACATATGAATTAAAATTAGAACACTTTAAACTTGGGGTAATTAGTGAATATGAGCTTAATAAATTTAAAGCTGAACTTGAAAATTCAAGAGTTTTACTTACAAATGCAAAAATTCAAAAAGAAGCTAATGTAAAAGCTTTAAAAATCTTAACCTCAAATAATATTGATGATATACTTTATAATGGCATAGAATATAAAAAAATAGGACAATACGATCTTAGCATACCAGAAGGTATAGGCAGTGAAATTTTACTTCAAAGACCAGATGTTCAAGCTAGCTTAAAAACTTTGGAAGAAAAAAATTATCTTGTAGGAGTTGCAAGAACTGCATTTTTGCCAAATCTTTCTTTAACTGGACTTTTGGGTTTTCAAAGCAATGATTTAGATCTTTTGGTTAAACATGGAAGTAATACTTGGAATATAGCAGGAAATTTTGCAATGCCAATTTTTCATTGGGGCGAAATCGTAAATAATGTCAATATTGCAAAACTTACTAAAGATGAAGCATTTTTGCAATATGAGAATACTTTAAAAACAGCCTTTGGAGAGATAAGACTTGCTTTATTTAACCGCCAAAGTTATTATGAAAATGAGCAAAATTATAAAAATCTTTTTATGGCTCAAAGTAAAATTTATGAAATTTCTACTTTAAGATATGAAAATGGTGTAATTAATTTAGCTGATTTTTTACAAGATCAAAGAAATTACTTAAGCGCCAAACTTTCTTATACCAACTCTTCTTATGAGCTTGCAAATTCCTTAGTAGATGTTATGAAAGCTTTTGGCGGAGGATTTAACGCTAAAGAAGAATCAAAAGAAAACATCAAAGCTATGGAAGAAAACTTTTATAACAACTAA
- a CDS encoding mini-MOMP protein yields MKKIFIVFFVFLLGFISMLNSAPLDEIFQDVNVSGSMRYRFEHNSPKDRGNNNFNQRIQIQMH; encoded by the coding sequence ATGAAAAAGATTTTTATAGTATTTTTTGTATTTTTACTAGGATTTATAAGTATGTTAAATTCTGCACCTTTAGATGAAATTTTTCAAGATGTGAATGTTTCAGGCAGTATGCGTTATCGTTTTGAGCATAATAGCCCAAAAGATAGAGGAAATAATAATTTCAATCAAAGAATTCAAATTCAAATGCATTGA
- a CDS encoding coproporphyrinogen III oxidase family protein gives MNFLQNLALSYSHKAMQKSLENGFDVKLLKEGQEKKINTNKTYMLYAHIPFCHTFCPYCSFHKYYYDENLAKRYFESLREEIKQIKDKGFNFTSMYVGGGTTLINEEELAKTLELCKKLFDIKEISCETDPNHINPKKLEMFKGLIDRLSCGIQSFDDDTLKKVARYNKFGSSKELQEKLSKAIGALPIMSIDLIFNFPSQTKEQLLNDLEIAKNLKPQQITTYPLMKSNLTKDNIAKTLGVSFKDNEFEFYKIITDYFKDYERNNAWSFSLEKNTFNDEYVSSHHEYLGVGSGAFSFLDGELLINAFNLNDYSKLIKEKQNANIAKANFGKKEIIKYVFLTEMFAGKIEIDKFNKTLNCNLEKDLFVELLGLKLSGAIIKENNALYTSEFGRYLFMVLMKDFYTGMDLVRAVFRDDKRLQNKDHISIMHENVDPLNFKSMEFKE, from the coding sequence ATGAATTTTTTACAAAATCTAGCTCTATCTTACTCTCATAAAGCTATGCAAAAATCTTTAGAGAATGGTTTTGATGTGAAACTTTTAAAAGAAGGACAAGAAAAAAAAATAAATACCAACAAAACCTATATGCTTTATGCACATATACCATTTTGTCATACTTTTTGTCCCTATTGTAGTTTTCATAAATACTATTATGATGAAAATTTAGCAAAAAGATATTTTGAAAGCTTAAGAGAAGAAATCAAGCAAATCAAAGATAAAGGATTTAATTTTACTTCGATGTATGTTGGTGGGGGAACCACTTTAATTAATGAAGAAGAACTAGCTAAAACATTAGAACTTTGTAAAAAACTTTTTGACATTAAAGAAATTTCTTGCGAAACTGATCCAAATCATATTAATCCTAAAAAGTTAGAAATGTTTAAAGGGCTTATAGATCGTTTAAGTTGTGGCATACAAAGCTTTGATGATGATACACTAAAAAAAGTCGCAAGATACAATAAATTTGGCTCAAGCAAAGAGCTTCAAGAAAAGCTTTCTAAAGCTATAGGCGCACTTCCTATTATGAGTATTGATTTAATATTTAATTTTCCTTCTCAAACCAAAGAACAATTACTAAATGACTTAGAAATAGCCAAAAATTTAAAACCTCAGCAAATTACAACTTATCCTTTAATGAAATCAAATCTAACAAAGGATAATATTGCTAAAACTTTAGGTGTAAGTTTTAAAGATAATGAATTTGAATTTTATAAAATCATTACAGATTATTTTAAAGACTATGAAAGAAATAATGCTTGGTCTTTCTCGCTAGAAAAAAATACTTTTAATGATGAATATGTTAGCTCTCATCATGAGTATTTGGGTGTAGGAAGTGGAGCTTTTAGCTTTTTAGATGGAGAACTTTTAATCAATGCTTTTAACTTGAATGATTATTCTAAACTCATAAAAGAAAAACAAAACGCAAATATTGCTAAAGCTAATTTTGGTAAAAAAGAAATCATAAAATATGTCTTTTTAACCGAAATGTTTGCAGGAAAGATTGAAATAGATAAATTTAATAAAACTTTAAATTGTAATCTAGAAAAAGATCTTTTTGTAGAACTTTTAGGACTCAAATTAAGCGGTGCTATAATAAAAGAAAATAATGCTTTATATACAAGCGAATTTGGGCGTTATTTATTTATGGTTTTAATGAAAGATTTTTACACAGGTATGGATTTAGTTCGTGCAGTATTTAGAGATGATAAACGCCTCCAAAACAAAGATCATATTAGCATAATGCATGAAAATGTAGATCCACTTAATTTTAAAAGTATGGAATTTAAAGAGTAA
- the hemJ gene encoding protoporphyrinogen oxidase HemJ, with product MLDFLNEWYLWIKMVHYLAFVSWMAGMFYLPRLFVYHTEHKENKGFVEVVKIQEKKLYFYIQTPAMIATAITGSLMMIANKDVLMVGGYMHAKLTCALLLIIYHFQNYYYYKQLQNDTCKKSGKFFRAYNEIPTILFIIIAIMMVIRPF from the coding sequence ATGTTAGATTTTTTAAACGAATGGTATTTGTGGATTAAGATGGTGCATTATTTAGCTTTTGTTTCTTGGATGGCTGGAATGTTTTATTTGCCAAGACTTTTTGTATATCATACAGAACATAAAGAAAATAAAGGCTTTGTAGAGGTAGTGAAAATTCAAGAGAAGAAATTATACTTTTATATCCAAACCCCTGCAATGATTGCAACAGCAATCACTGGAAGCTTGATGATGATAGCCAATAAAGATGTGTTAATGGTAGGTGGATATATGCATGCTAAATTAACCTGTGCTTTGCTTTTAATTATTTATCATTTTCAAAATTATTATTATTATAAGCAACTTCAAAATGACACTTGTAAAAAAAGTGGCAAATTCTTTAGAGCTTATAATGAAATTCCAACGATATTATTTATAATTATTGCTATTATGATGGTGATAAGACCATTTTAG